One genomic window of bacterium includes the following:
- a CDS encoding SCO family protein: protein MSTEVLNGRGAPGALNAFFESWRFPVFMLVVVAAYMAIEITVLLSPPGATGFSAFAEDFRVWCFGYDPATGRMEWGYVAAFLLQPVILGSVIYAFWRRPLREIAARPAAAIPYAAAALLLVAACGAGFAAFASTPNDTELPFPAEELRTALVPPSFALTDHDGAAVRLEDLRGRVVLVTAVYASCGFTCPMIMGQTKNAVGALSEDERAGLTVAAITLDPEHDTSAVLAEMAKGQGVSAPLYRLLTGDAPVVNDLLDRFSVARTRNPETGVIDHANLFILIDRAGRIAYRLSLGDRQERWLISALRLLLSESAGLGV from the coding sequence GTGTCCACGGAAGTCCTGAACGGCCGCGGCGCTCCCGGCGCGCTCAATGCCTTCTTCGAGAGTTGGCGCTTTCCCGTGTTCATGCTCGTTGTGGTCGCGGCGTATATGGCGATCGAAATCACGGTGCTCCTTTCGCCGCCAGGCGCCACGGGATTTTCCGCGTTCGCCGAGGATTTCCGCGTCTGGTGTTTTGGGTACGACCCCGCCACCGGGCGGATGGAATGGGGCTACGTCGCCGCCTTCCTGCTCCAGCCGGTGATCCTGGGATCGGTGATTTATGCCTTTTGGCGCCGGCCGTTGCGCGAAATTGCGGCTCGCCCGGCCGCGGCGATTCCGTATGCCGCCGCGGCCCTTTTGCTTGTCGCCGCGTGCGGCGCGGGCTTCGCGGCCTTTGCCTCAACCCCGAATGACACCGAACTGCCCTTCCCCGCCGAGGAACTGCGCACGGCGCTTGTTCCGCCGTCGTTCGCGCTCACGGATCACGACGGCGCCGCGGTACGCCTGGAAGATCTGCGCGGGCGGGTCGTCCTTGTCACCGCCGTGTACGCTTCGTGCGGCTTTACGTGCCCGATGATCATGGGTCAGACCAAAAACGCGGTGGGGGCGTTGAGCGAGGACGAACGCGCGGGACTCACCGTCGCCGCCATCACGCTTGACCCTGAGCACGACACCTCCGCCGTGCTCGCCGAGATGGCGAAGGGACAGGGGGTTTCGGCGCCGCTCTACCGCCTGCTGACCGGCGACGCCCCCGTCGTCAACGACCTTCTCGACCGATTTTCCGTCGCGCGGACGCGCAATCCGGAAACGGGGGTCATCGACCACGCGAACCTGTTCATCCTGATCGACCGCGCGGGCCGGATCGCGTATCGCCTGTCGCTCGGCGACCGGCAGGAGCGCTGGCTGATCTCGGCGCTCCGGCTGCTGCTTTCGGAATCGGCCGGCCTCGGCGTCTGA
- a CDS encoding cytochrome C oxidase subunit II, with protein MSISSPAAGWFKAPTGGERLWVGLALSWCLVMFLMMPYWHFKGKQNSTGEAYRVTPAAFYDRVARFIETNKVGEENGVAIVEPAPGGDAYLMGQMWRWWPILKLKKDQTYRLHVSSLDIQHGFSLQPVNMNFQILPGYDHVLTVTPTKTGVYSIVCNEFCGIQHHMMTGRIIVE; from the coding sequence ATGAGTATTTCCAGTCCCGCCGCGGGATGGTTCAAGGCGCCGACCGGAGGCGAGCGGTTGTGGGTCGGGCTCGCGCTTTCCTGGTGCCTGGTGATGTTCCTGATGATGCCGTATTGGCACTTCAAGGGAAAACAGAACAGCACCGGCGAAGCCTATCGCGTCACGCCGGCCGCGTTTTATGACCGCGTCGCGCGTTTCATCGAAACCAACAAGGTCGGCGAAGAGAACGGCGTGGCGATCGTTGAGCCCGCGCCGGGCGGCGACGCCTACCTGATGGGGCAGATGTGGCGCTGGTGGCCGATCCTGAAACTGAAAAAAGACCAGACCTATCGCCTGCACGTTTCGTCGCTGGACATCCAGCACGGATTCTCGCTGCAACCGGTCAACATGAACTTTCAAATCCTTCCGGGGTACGACCACGTCCTGACGGTCACGCCGACCAAGACGGGCGTGTACTCCATCGTCTGCAACGAATTCTGCGGCATCCAGCATCACATGATGACCGGCCGCATCATCGTGGAATAG
- a CDS encoding Rho termination factor N-terminal domain-containing protein, which translates to MPGRQHGPQIKDPERYDALRREGMSMEKAARIANTPRRIAGERGGHAEKYEDLTRDELYDKARRIGIEGRSRMNKKDLIRALRFH; encoded by the coding sequence ATGCCGGGCCGACAACATGGACCACAGATCAAGGATCCCGAACGTTACGACGCACTTCGCCGCGAAGGCATGAGCATGGAAAAAGCCGCGCGCATCGCGAACACGCCCCGGCGCATCGCCGGCGAGCGTGGCGGGCACGCGGAGAAATACGAGGATTTGACGCGCGACGAGCTCTACGACAAGGCCCGCCGCATCGGCATCGAAGGGCGATCGCGCATGAACAAGAAAGACCTCATCCGCGCGCTACGATTTCATTAA
- a CDS encoding RNA-binding protein — translation MGTKLFVGSLSWNTTDDTLREAFARFGEVTEAKVILDRETGRSRGFGFVTFAGNDEATRAREQLDGSMLDGRNIRVNEAIDKGPRTGGGGGGGFGPRHY, via the coding sequence ATGGGAACGAAGTTGTTTGTCGGAAGCCTGAGCTGGAACACCACGGACGATACGCTTCGCGAGGCGTTCGCGCGCTTTGGTGAGGTCACCGAGGCGAAGGTGATTCTGGACCGCGAAACCGGCCGTTCACGCGGCTTCGGTTTCGTCACGTTCGCGGGGAACGATGAGGCCACGCGCGCGCGCGAGCAGCTCGACGGCTCGATGCTCGACGGACGCAACATCCGCGTGAACGAGGCGATCGACAAGGGCCCGCGCACCGGTGGCGGCGGCGGCGGCGGATTCGGTCCGCGACACTACTAG
- a CDS encoding aminotransferase class III-fold pyridoxal phosphate-dependent enzyme has protein sequence MIPERNTADWRRLDAAHNMHPFTDHAAMNAAGGARIIARGEGARVYDTEGKEYIDGMAGLWCVALGYGRKELASAAARQMEELAYYNAFFMSATPPAIELARILTEDIFPAGHSRVFFASSGSESNDTIARLARLYWQSLGKPHKQVFISREYAYHGSTVFSAAVGGLSGMHGQNVTVPGIEHVMPPYAYKYAGEMSPEEFGLAAAKAVEDRILQIGPENVAAFFGEPIQGAGGVIVPPPTYWPAVAEICRKYDVLLVADEVICGFGRTGEWFGFEREGLTPDFVTLGKAITSGYVPLSAAVVGDRVGDQLERAGKIFHGYTYTGHPVACAVALENLRIMLEEKIVERVRDDIGPYFQRRLVEEFADHPLVGEIRGAGFIAAIELAPKSKGKKFFDPIGQVAPRCVALGFERGVVMRPIRDALAFSPPLIMTHADIDEMIARAKDALDATAREVG, from the coding sequence ATGATCCCCGAACGCAACACCGCCGACTGGCGCCGCCTGGACGCCGCGCACAACATGCACCCGTTCACCGATCACGCCGCGATGAACGCGGCCGGCGGCGCGCGCATCATCGCGCGCGGCGAGGGCGCGCGCGTTTACGATACCGAAGGCAAGGAATACATCGACGGCATGGCGGGACTGTGGTGCGTCGCGTTGGGATACGGCCGCAAGGAACTGGCGAGCGCGGCAGCGCGGCAGATGGAGGAGCTTGCCTACTACAACGCGTTTTTCATGTCCGCGACGCCGCCGGCGATCGAGCTTGCGCGCATTCTGACAGAGGACATTTTCCCCGCCGGGCATTCGCGCGTGTTCTTCGCGTCGTCCGGCTCCGAGTCCAACGACACCATCGCGCGTCTTGCGCGCCTTTACTGGCAATCCCTCGGCAAGCCGCACAAGCAGGTCTTCATCTCGCGCGAATACGCCTACCACGGCTCCACGGTTTTTTCCGCTGCGGTCGGCGGGCTGTCCGGCATGCACGGGCAGAATGTCACCGTGCCGGGGATCGAACACGTCATGCCTCCGTATGCGTACAAATACGCGGGCGAGATGTCGCCTGAGGAATTCGGCCTCGCGGCGGCCAAGGCCGTCGAGGACAGGATCCTTCAGATCGGCCCGGAAAACGTGGCCGCGTTTTTCGGCGAGCCGATCCAGGGCGCGGGCGGCGTGATCGTGCCGCCGCCGACGTATTGGCCGGCCGTCGCCGAGATCTGCCGCAAATACGACGTCCTTCTTGTTGCCGACGAGGTGATCTGCGGATTCGGGCGCACGGGCGAATGGTTCGGGTTCGAGCGCGAGGGACTGACGCCGGATTTCGTCACGCTCGGCAAGGCGATCACGAGCGGCTACGTGCCGCTTTCCGCGGCGGTCGTCGGCGATCGCGTGGGCGACCAGCTCGAGCGCGCCGGCAAGATCTTCCACGGATACACCTACACCGGCCATCCGGTCGCGTGCGCCGTTGCGCTCGAAAACCTTCGCATCATGCTCGAGGAGAAGATCGTCGAGCGCGTGCGCGACGACATCGGCCCGTATTTTCAGCGGCGCCTCGTCGAGGAGTTCGCCGATCATCCGCTCGTCGGTGAAATCCGCGGCGCGGGGTTCATCGCCGCGATCGAACTCGCGCCGAAATCGAAGGGGAAGAAGTTCTTCGATCCCATCGGCCAGGTCGCGCCGAGGTGCGTCGCGCTGGGATTTGAGCGTGGCGTGGTGATGCGCCCGATCCGCGACGCGCTCGCGTTCTCGCCGCCGCTCATCATGACGCACGCCGACATCGACGAGATGATCGCCCGCGCGAAGGACGCGCTCGACGCAACGGCGCGCGAGGTCGGGTAA
- a CDS encoding hydrogenase iron-sulfur subunit, which translates to MVEPAAWLSDDHTPPAKAMSPEGAGMAVDPPTRFDRVWRALDFAVTRVESALGAIFPPSLNPITQSGAIASVSFLAAVASGVVLLFWYSPSVHSAWDSVEAMGRSPLTAGLLRSLHRYTSDVCMAFALLHALKFFASRRFTGARWLAWITGLLLVATLWFVGWLGYWLVWDERARQIALGTARMLDVLPIFADPFSRGFLTDGGVNTFLFFVVFFLHMLIPLTMGIFLWLHIARVSRPAFLTGRTLSIALAAAVLAMSALYPAASAKPARMLVEPGSVTIDHWYLAPLAMTDRLGGGALWFVLAAGAAALFPLPWLIARRRARIAQVETSRCNACRQCFLDCPYNAIRLAPRTDGKDVPEQAVVIADRCVGCGICAGSCDSNAIGLPWFNLSEQRRRVEDWLGAAAPGEETFLAIVGADSGGASLGVDPATGRCEDLPGYVVLMAPCVGWTHMMTVERALRRGARGVLIAGCREHQCRYREGSKWTRLRLAARRAPSLRVDRLDARRVRLVEFGYGEVEALKAEAIRFRAGIAPKNRERKPWTIAAAITAGVLLAAGIVIGSDAPYLAAPTGGARLVVSFKHPGEVSEACRELSEEEMAKQPPHMRHDRVCERARAAVRLRIEVDGRLAREASFEPRGLWRDGNSVAIEHLPLAEGSHRIGISIGDTHDSDVWNWRDERTVAFRDGERVVVQFDRLTGYVWNAG; encoded by the coding sequence ATGGTCGAACCCGCCGCCTGGCTCTCGGACGACCACACCCCGCCGGCCAAGGCGATGTCGCCGGAAGGCGCGGGCATGGCCGTCGATCCGCCGACGCGATTCGACCGCGTTTGGCGCGCGCTCGACTTCGCCGTGACGCGCGTCGAAAGCGCGCTTGGCGCGATCTTTCCGCCGTCGCTCAACCCCATCACGCAAAGCGGCGCGATCGCGAGCGTGTCGTTTCTCGCCGCGGTCGCAAGCGGCGTCGTGCTGCTTTTCTGGTATTCCCCGAGCGTTCATTCGGCGTGGGATTCCGTCGAAGCGATGGGACGGTCTCCCCTGACCGCCGGGCTCCTGCGTTCGCTGCACCGGTATACCTCGGACGTGTGCATGGCCTTCGCGCTTTTGCACGCCCTGAAGTTTTTCGCGTCGCGGCGATTCACCGGCGCCCGGTGGCTTGCGTGGATCACCGGCCTACTCCTCGTCGCCACGTTGTGGTTTGTTGGCTGGCTCGGTTACTGGCTGGTTTGGGACGAGCGCGCGCGGCAGATCGCTCTCGGCACGGCCCGGATGCTCGATGTCCTGCCCATCTTCGCTGACCCCTTCTCGCGCGGTTTCTTGACCGACGGGGGCGTCAATACCTTCCTGTTTTTCGTCGTTTTCTTTCTCCACATGCTGATCCCCCTCACGATGGGGATTTTCCTGTGGCTGCACATCGCCCGCGTTTCGCGCCCGGCATTTCTCACCGGGCGAACGCTCTCGATCGCGCTGGCCGCCGCGGTCCTCGCCATGTCCGCGCTGTATCCGGCCGCGAGCGCGAAACCGGCGCGCATGCTGGTCGAGCCGGGTTCGGTGACGATCGATCACTGGTATCTCGCGCCGCTGGCGATGACCGATCGCCTGGGAGGCGGCGCGCTTTGGTTTGTTCTGGCCGCCGGCGCCGCGGCGCTTTTTCCTTTGCCGTGGCTGATCGCGCGGCGGCGCGCCCGCATCGCGCAAGTCGAGACGTCTCGCTGCAACGCCTGCCGCCAATGTTTTCTGGACTGCCCTTACAACGCGATCCGCTTGGCGCCGCGAACCGACGGAAAGGACGTTCCCGAACAGGCGGTGGTGATCGCCGACCGGTGCGTGGGGTGCGGCATCTGCGCGGGCTCCTGCGACTCGAACGCGATCGGCCTGCCCTGGTTTAACCTGAGCGAACAAAGGCGGCGCGTTGAGGATTGGCTGGGCGCCGCGGCGCCGGGCGAGGAGACGTTTCTTGCGATCGTCGGCGCCGATTCCGGCGGCGCGTCGCTTGGCGTCGATCCCGCGACGGGCCGGTGCGAGGATCTGCCGGGCTACGTTGTCCTGATGGCGCCGTGCGTCGGATGGACGCACATGATGACGGTGGAACGCGCCCTTCGACGGGGCGCGCGAGGTGTCCTTATCGCCGGTTGCCGGGAGCACCAGTGCCGCTATCGGGAAGGTTCGAAATGGACCCGCCTGCGCCTTGCGGCGCGGCGCGCTCCGTCGCTGCGCGTCGATCGCCTCGATGCGCGGCGTGTCCGGCTCGTGGAATTCGGCTACGGCGAGGTGGAGGCGCTCAAGGCCGAGGCGATTCGATTCCGGGCGGGCATCGCTCCGAAAAACCGCGAACGCAAGCCTTGGACGATCGCGGCGGCGATCACCGCCGGAGTCCTTTTGGCCGCCGGCATCGTGATCGGCAGCGACGCGCCTTATCTCGCGGCGCCCACCGGGGGCGCCCGGCTTGTCGTGTCGTTCAAGCATCCGGGCGAGGTGAGCGAAGCCTGCCGCGAGCTGTCCGAGGAAGAGATGGCCAAACAGCCGCCGCACATGCGGCACGATCGCGTCTGTGAACGCGCTCGCGCGGCGGTACGCCTGCGTATTGAGGTCGACGGCCGGCTCGCGCGCGAGGCGTCGTTCGAACCGCGCGGCCTCTGGCGCGACGGTAACAGCGTCGCGATCGAACACCTGCCGCTTGCCGAAGGGTCCCATCGGATCGGAATTTCCATCGGCGACACGCACGATAGCGATGTCTGGAACTGGCGCGACGAGAGAACCGTCGCGTTCCGGGACGGGGAACGCGTCGTGGTCCAGTTCGACCGCCTCACGGGCTACGTATGGAACGCGGGATGA
- a CDS encoding cbb3-type cytochrome c oxidase subunit I: protein MTTTDISLDAALPGSFDVPETPIRPERPGPPRGNHLPGQVRACDTTGLPVCLVAEKFIKLQAVFAVVFLLIGGIASILLGLTRWPSVHLLPAEWYYRILTLHGLNMLIFWILFFEVAILYFASTVLLNSRLFSTALAWVTFGMMLTGALMVDAVILLGKADVLMTSYVPLIAHPLFYLGIILVAVGTLIGVFNFFATVYIARRDRTYEGSVPLVVFGAIAAAIIAVVTLLHGAIVMIPTFLWSIGLVGAPDPGWYRLVWWGLGHQSQQVNVCAMVACWYFLATLTTGAKPLNQAVCRGAFVLYILFINLASAHHLLVDPGVSAGWKIWNTSYAMYLAVLASMIHGFTVPASVEVSMRGKGYNRGLFGWVFSAPWGNPGFSAFFLSLVIFGFLGGITGVTLGTQQINILAHNTLRIPGHFHTTVVGGTTLAFMGLAYYVVPLIFRREYSFRSLARIQPYLFGGGITLMALGMSFAGSYGVPRRHWDVEFTGAQFAAGFDPGAHVMLGLMGVGSVIAFLGLMAFILLTVHAVFLGRSNVGQAMDPWSKSTTEIAAARATGAAIRDERAGGHESHKTPGTLVFVLVFLASFAVYYFANWKALADVWHVR from the coding sequence ATGACCACCACCGATATCAGCCTCGATGCCGCCCTGCCGGGATCGTTCGATGTTCCCGAAACGCCAATACGTCCGGAACGGCCGGGGCCGCCGCGAGGCAATCACCTCCCCGGTCAGGTCCGCGCCTGCGATACGACCGGGCTGCCGGTTTGCCTGGTCGCGGAGAAATTCATCAAGCTCCAGGCCGTTTTCGCGGTCGTCTTTCTTCTGATCGGCGGGATTGCGTCGATCCTGCTCGGGCTGACGCGGTGGCCGAGCGTCCATCTGCTTCCGGCCGAGTGGTATTACCGGATCCTGACCCTGCACGGCCTGAACATGCTGATCTTCTGGATCCTGTTCTTCGAGGTCGCAATCCTCTATTTCGCCTCGACCGTGCTTCTGAACAGCCGCCTTTTCTCCACCGCCCTCGCGTGGGTCACCTTCGGCATGATGCTCACGGGCGCGTTGATGGTGGACGCGGTGATCCTGCTCGGCAAGGCGGACGTGCTGATGACGTCTTACGTGCCGCTCATCGCCCATCCGCTTTTCTACCTCGGCATCATCCTCGTGGCGGTCGGCACGCTGATCGGCGTTTTCAACTTCTTCGCCACCGTGTACATCGCCCGGCGCGATCGCACCTACGAAGGCTCGGTGCCGCTTGTCGTGTTCGGCGCCATCGCCGCGGCGATCATCGCCGTGGTGACGTTGCTGCACGGCGCGATCGTCATGATCCCGACCTTCCTCTGGTCGATCGGCCTTGTGGGCGCGCCCGATCCGGGCTGGTACCGTCTCGTGTGGTGGGGGCTCGGCCATCAGTCGCAGCAGGTAAACGTCTGCGCGATGGTCGCCTGCTGGTATTTCCTCGCGACGCTGACCACCGGCGCCAAGCCCTTGAACCAGGCGGTCTGCCGGGGCGCGTTCGTCCTTTACATCCTGTTCATCAACCTCGCGTCGGCGCACCACCTGCTCGTGGACCCGGGCGTCAGCGCGGGCTGGAAGATCTGGAACACCTCGTACGCGATGTACCTCGCGGTCCTGGCCTCGATGATCCACGGCTTCACCGTGCCCGCGTCCGTCGAGGTTTCGATGCGCGGCAAGGGATACAACCGCGGGCTGTTCGGCTGGGTGTTCTCCGCGCCGTGGGGAAATCCCGGATTTTCGGCGTTTTTCCTTTCGCTGGTGATCTTCGGATTCCTCGGCGGCATCACGGGCGTCACGCTCGGTACGCAGCAGATCAACATCCTCGCGCACAACACCCTGCGCATTCCGGGCCACTTCCACACGACCGTCGTCGGCGGAACCACGCTGGCCTTCATGGGCCTCGCGTATTACGTCGTGCCGCTGATCTTCCGGCGCGAATATTCCTTCCGGTCGCTGGCGCGTATTCAACCCTACCTGTTCGGCGGCGGAATCACGCTGATGGCGCTTGGCATGTCGTTCGCCGGTTCCTACGGCGTGCCGCGCCGGCACTGGGACGTGGAGTTCACGGGCGCGCAGTTCGCCGCGGGCTTCGACCCGGGCGCGCATGTCATGCTCGGACTGATGGGCGTGGGCTCGGTCATCGCGTTTCTCGGACTGATGGCCTTCATCCTTCTCACCGTGCACGCGGTTTTCCTCGGGCGCTCGAACGTCGGACAGGCGATGGATCCCTGGTCGAAGTCCACGACGGAAATCGCCGCCGCGCGGGCGACCGGCGCAGCGATTCGCGACGAGCGGGCGGGCGGTCATGAGAGCCACAAGACGCCCGGAACGCTCGTTTTCGTCCTCGTCTTCCTCGCGTCTTTCGCGGTCTATTACTTCGCAAACTGGAAAGCGCTCGCCGACGTCTGGCACGTGCGCTGA
- a CDS encoding aspartate aminotransferase family protein, giving the protein MKIPDKGIGKDEVFAKLEEFRKDDLNWRTGRVWAYTYDAGKDIEEVGKRAYLEFLSENALDPTVFPSMLRMENEIVAMAAAHVKGDANTAGNFTSGGTESIILAVKTARDFARATRPHIAQPEMILPDTAHAAFTKAEAYLGVKAVRVPVTPETFRADVDAIRNAITDNTILLVGSAPQYAHGVIDPIEEIGALAAERDLLFHVDACMGGFLLPWFRRLGEPVPRFEFDVPGVTSLSMDLHKYAFCPKGASLVLYKSKDLRRHQIFTCASWTGYTMVNTTVQSTKSGGALAAAWAVLNYVGEERYLEIARHQLQATRRVAAGVREIPGLRVLGEPEMNLVSFTSDEANVFVIIDEMKARGWYVQPQLAFANSKENIHLSISMQNVAHADAMLADLAGAVEAAKTHPPIDVSGLAGILDGVLANDLTPEMYANLLGAAGITGAALPERLAEINTIMNALPPKLRERLLREFVNDLFTPATE; this is encoded by the coding sequence ATGAAAATTCCGGACAAGGGAATCGGCAAGGACGAGGTCTTCGCGAAGCTGGAAGAGTTTCGCAAGGACGATCTCAACTGGCGCACCGGGCGCGTTTGGGCGTACACCTACGACGCCGGCAAGGATATCGAGGAAGTCGGCAAGCGCGCGTATCTCGAATTCCTGTCCGAAAACGCGCTTGATCCCACGGTCTTCCCGAGCATGTTGCGCATGGAAAACGAGATCGTGGCGATGGCCGCGGCGCACGTGAAGGGCGATGCGAACACGGCCGGCAACTTCACGAGCGGCGGCACCGAAAGCATCATCCTCGCGGTGAAGACCGCGCGCGATTTCGCCCGCGCGACGCGCCCGCACATCGCGCAACCGGAAATGATTTTGCCCGACACCGCGCACGCGGCGTTCACCAAGGCGGAAGCGTACCTCGGCGTGAAGGCGGTGCGCGTGCCGGTTACGCCCGAGACGTTTCGCGCCGACGTCGACGCGATCCGCAACGCGATCACCGACAACACGATCCTGCTTGTCGGTTCCGCGCCGCAATACGCGCACGGCGTCATCGATCCGATCGAGGAGATCGGCGCGCTCGCGGCCGAGCGTGACCTGCTCTTTCACGTCGATGCGTGCATGGGCGGATTCCTGCTGCCGTGGTTTCGGCGCCTGGGCGAGCCGGTGCCGCGCTTCGAGTTCGACGTGCCCGGCGTGACGAGCCTTTCGATGGACCTGCACAAATACGCGTTCTGCCCCAAGGGCGCCTCGCTCGTGCTCTACAAATCGAAGGATTTGCGCCGCCATCAGATCTTCACGTGCGCGTCGTGGACGGGATACACGATGGTGAACACGACCGTGCAGAGTACCAAATCCGGCGGCGCGCTTGCCGCGGCGTGGGCTGTGCTGAATTACGTCGGCGAGGAGCGCTACCTCGAGATCGCGCGGCATCAGCTTCAGGCGACCCGCCGCGTCGCCGCGGGCGTGCGCGAAATTCCGGGCCTGCGCGTTCTCGGCGAACCCGAAATGAACCTCGTCTCCTTCACGTCCGACGAGGCGAACGTGTTCGTCATCATCGACGAGATGAAAGCGCGCGGCTGGTACGTGCAGCCGCAGCTCGCGTTCGCGAATTCAAAGGAAAATATCCACCTGTCGATCAGCATGCAAAACGTCGCGCACGCGGACGCGATGCTTGCCGATCTCGCCGGCGCGGTGGAGGCGGCGAAGACGCATCCGCCGATCGATGTCTCCGGCCTCGCTGGCATTCTCGACGGCGTTTTGGCGAACGATCTCACGCCGGAGATGTACGCGAACCTGCTCGGCGCCGCGGGCATCACCGGCGCGGCGCTCCCCGAGCGCCTGGCCGAGATCAACACGATCATGAACGCGCTTCCGCCGAAATTGCGCGAGCGCCTCCTGCGCGAGTTCGTGAACGATCTGTTCACGCCGGCGACGGAATAA
- a CDS encoding MOSC domain-containing protein, giving the protein MSNKPNPDNITISALNIYPVKGCAGIPVSSLELTRTGIAGDREWMIVDEGGTFLSQRKVARMCLVLPRLAPDALVLSAPGMPDLAVDPDERTVMRRVRVWLDSEEAFDAGDETAAWLSDTLGVSCRLVRAPVERDRSAWRGGAGAAFADAHTALVISEASLSDLNARLAVPLPMNRFRPNIVVAGCAPYAEDDWPAARFGEVEMLGATLCTRCLVTTTDQQTGERAHEPLKTLATYRRRGLAGQVVFGRNFSLRDAGVIRAGDAVAPRA; this is encoded by the coding sequence ATGAGCAACAAACCGAATCCCGACAACATCACCATAAGTGCTCTCAACATTTACCCGGTCAAGGGTTGCGCGGGCATTCCGGTATCGAGCCTCGAGCTGACGCGCACCGGCATCGCCGGCGACCGCGAATGGATGATCGTCGACGAGGGCGGCACATTTTTGTCGCAACGGAAGGTCGCGCGTATGTGCCTTGTCCTGCCGCGCCTGGCGCCCGATGCGCTCGTGCTGTCCGCACCCGGCATGCCCGATCTTGCCGTCGATCCGGACGAACGCACCGTGATGCGCCGCGTGCGCGTGTGGCTCGACAGCGAGGAGGCGTTCGACGCGGGCGACGAGACGGCGGCGTGGCTCTCCGACACGCTCGGCGTCTCGTGCCGGCTCGTTCGCGCGCCCGTCGAACGAGACCGCTCGGCGTGGCGCGGCGGCGCGGGCGCGGCCTTTGCCGACGCCCATACCGCACTTGTCATCTCGGAGGCGTCGCTTTCGGATTTGAACGCGCGTCTCGCCGTGCCGTTGCCGATGAACCGCTTTCGCCCCAACATCGTCGTCGCCGGATGCGCGCCGTATGCGGAGGACGACTGGCCGGCCGCGCGTTTTGGCGAGGTCGAGATGCTGGGCGCAACGCTTTGCACGCGGTGCCTTGTCACGACGACGGATCAGCAAACCGGCGAACGCGCACACGAGCCGCTCAAGACGCTTGCCACCTATCGCCGGCGCGGCCTGGCGGGACAGGTTGTCTTCGGCCGCAACTTCAGCCTGCGCGACGCGGGTGTCATTCGCGCCGGCGACGCGGTGGCTCCGCGCGCCTGA